One Pirellulales bacterium genomic window, TGGTCGGCCAGCAATTCGGGGAAGGCCGGCATGTGCGGTGCAGCGCCGGTCACGCCCGAGGCGTTCAATCCGGCCGAAATGCTGTCGCCGCTGACGGCGATCGTGACGGGTTCGCGGGCGGCAAGTTTTCCGAGCACGCGGCGCAGCGAGCCACCGCTGGTGGCCGGCTGAAAGCCGCTCCAGGGCTGGGCGGCCTCATAAGTGATTTCGACCTGTTGGTCATGAAACCAATGGCCGTTGTCGAACAGAACCGCGCGCGACGGATCGCCCGCCTTGTCGCCAATGCTGCGCGGCGCTCCCTTCGGCGGAAAAAAATCGGCCGGCTCCAAAAACGGGATGCGCGAACCGGGCGGCGCCGTGAGCCGCCCCTCGGCGTCGACGCGATAATCTTTGCCTTCGTCGAAGGTCTCGGCGCCATCGGCGCGGGCCACCTTCAACACGCGCTTCGGCACCCGCAGCAAGCGCGAGCTGGGAACGTGCGAATCGCCGTCGGCAACAAAGAGCGAGCTTTCGGCATAAACGATCGGTGAGCTCCAAAACGGTTCGGTCAACCGCCAGGTCGCCACCGGCGGCGCGGCCGTGCCCGGCGCAGCCTGGTCTTCCGCGGCGGCGCAATCACGCTGGAGCCACAACGCCATAGATAAGAGTTGGCCGAATGCGATGCCGGCGTTCATGAATCGTTTCAAAATTCGTATCCCTCCAATGAATGGTGCGTCGAGGCCGATCCGCCAGATTATACAACGCCGGCTGTCCGAGTGTTTTAATGACGATGGCAAAGAAATCGCCAAGGTTGACGGGATTCCGGGATTCGAGAAAGGCGTCGGCGATCCAAGAAGGTCGACAAGGCCTCAGCCGTGCCAGCGGCGGCTATCTCGGCTT contains:
- a CDS encoding SGNH/GDSL hydrolase family protein, with the translated sequence MKRFMNAGIAFGQLLSMALWLQRDCAAAEDQAAPGTAAPPVATWRLTEPFWSSPIVYAESSLFVADGDSHVPSSRLLRVPKRVLKVARADGAETFDEGKDYRVDAEGRLTAPPGSRIPFLEPADFFPPKGAPRSIGDKAGDPSRAVLFDNGHWFHDQQVEITYEAAQPWSGFQPATSGGSLRRVLGKLAAREPVTIAVSGDSISAGLNASGVTGAAPHMPAFPELLADQLAATFGGKVTLVNRAVGGWGVGQGLDDLAKLLESHPDLVIVAYGMNHFGGRNPEAFRKGLSTMLERIKVAEPQAEVLLVAPMWGNSDWVHTPADQFQPHRDAIASLVGPQVALADLTTLWGDMRSRKSNADLTGNGVNHPNDFGHRVHAAALFSQLVGPDGAK